TTGCCGATTCCAAAGGTGACATTCAACGTGGCCTTGAAGTTATTGAATTTGCTTGCGGTATCCCACATTTGCTCAAAGGTGAATATACCGAAGGTGCAGGCCCTGGGATTGACGTCTTTTCCGTACGTCAGCCCCTTGGTGTTGTCGCGGGCATTACCCCGTTCAACTTCCCTGCCATGATCCCCATGTGGATGTTCGGTGTGGCGATTGCATGCGGTAATGCTTTTATCCTCAAACCGTCAGAGAAAGACCCTACCGTGCCTCTCAGACTGGCCGAACTCATGACAGAAGCCGGACTGCCTAACGGTGTCCTGAATGTTGTTCATGGTGATAAAACCGCCGTGGATGCAATCTTGACCCACCCAGATATCAAAGCAGTCAGTTTTGTCGGTTCCTCGGATATTGCTCACTATGTTTATTCCAACGGCACAGCCAACGGTAAACGCGTACAGGCTATGGGCGGCGCAAAAAACCACGGCATCATCATGCCGGATGCAGATATGGATCAGGTTATTGCTGACTTTTCTGGCGCAGCTTATGGCTCTGCCGGTGAGCGTTGCATGGCGTTGCCGGTGGCTGTCCCCGTCGGCAAAGATACGGCTGATGAATTTGTCTCCCGCATGAAGGAAGAAGTCGGAAAGCTGAAAATCGGCATTTCTACTGACGCAGAAGCACATTACGGCCCGGTGGTCTCATCGGCGCATCGAGAAAAAATTGAAAACTACATTAAAATGGGTGTGGATGAAGGTGCTGATCTCGTTGTTGATGGGCGCGGACATTCCCTGCAAGGCCATGAAAATGGATTCTTTATTGGCCCCACATTATTCGACAATGTGACACCGGATATGCAGAGCTATCAGGAAGAGATTTTTGGCCCTGTTCTGCAAGTTGTCCGAGCAGAGAACCTTGAAGAGGCCGCAAGCCTACCAAGTCGCCATCAATATGGTAATGGCGTGGCAATCTTCACCCGAAACGGGCTGGCCGCACGGGAATTCGCGTCCAAAGTCAATGTCGGCATGGTTGGGATTAATGTCCCGATTCCTGTTCCGGTTGCCTATCATACATTTGGCGGGTGGAAACGGTCTGCCTTTGGTGATGTGAACCAACATGGCCCTGAAGGTGTGCGTTTCTATACGAAAGTCAAAACCATGACACAACGCTGGCCTTCCGGCGATGTTGACGACCAGTCATTCATTATTCCAACCATGCAATAGCTCATAAAAAGAGGCGTTAATGGCAGATTTTAAAACACTAACTTTCGAACAAAAGGGCCGTATTGCCGAGGTGACTCTTAACCGCCCGGACAGCTTAAACGCACTTAACAGTGAAGTAATGGCTGAAGTTGCCGAAGTCTTTGAGACCATCGACAAAACCGATAGCATCGCCGTGAGTATACTGACCGGCGCAGGCCGAGCCTTCGCAGCAGGTGCAGATATCAAAGAAATGCAGCCGAAAAGCTTTAACGATATGTTTGAGCTTAATTTCTTCGCAGGATGGGACAGGTTTGCCGCATGCCGCAAGCCAGTGATTGCGGCGGTTAACGGCTTTGCGTTGGGCGGCGGCTGTGAATTGGCGCTAATGTGCGATATCGTGCTTGTTTCCGACAAAGCTAAATTTGGTCAGCCAGAAATTAAACTCGGCGTAACCCCCGGCATGGGCGGCTCACAACGCCTTACCAAAGCTGTCGGTAAAGCCAAAGCTATGGACATGATTCTCACCGGCCGCATGGTTGAAGCTGAAGAAGCTGAGCAATGTGGAATGGCAAGTCGCGTCGTGCCACATGACGATCTGATGACTGTCGCGGCTGAAGTTGCCGGAACAATTGCCTCTTACTCTATTCCGTCACTCATGGCAGCGAAAGAAATGGTTGCGGCCTCGTTGGAACTATCTACTGCAGAAGGTATCCGTTTTGAGCGTCGCCTGTTTCATGCGTTGTTCTCAACTGACGATCAAAAAGAGGGCATGCAAGCCTTTATCGAAAAACGCGACCCCGAATTCAAAGATAAGTAAGCCGGAGCTTAAAAATGGTTTTTGCATTAACTGAAGAACAGGGAATGATCCGCGATATGGCGCAAAATTTCGCGGATGAAAAAATCCAGCCTTTTGCAAATGAGTGGGATGCGGAAAAGCACTTCCCCGTCGACATGATGCGCGAAGGCGCAGAGCTTGGCTTTGGTGGCATTTATTCACCAGAGGAATGCGGCGGGACCGGACTTTCGCGGCTTGATGCTGTGTTGATCTTCGAACAGCTCAGCCGCGCCTGCCCATCAACAGCAGCCTTTATCTCTATTCACAATATGGTGACATGGATGCTGACGAGTTTCGGCTCCGACCTCCTGAAAGAAAAATACGGTGCGGATATGACCGCCATGAATTTAATCGGCAGCTATTGCTTAACTGAACCAGGTGCCGGATCCGATGCGGGAAGTTTGTCCACCAAGGCGGTAAAAGATGGCGAGACCTACAAATTGACCGGCACTAAGCAATTCATTTCCGGCGCAGGTGCCTCAGATTTATATCTGGTTATGGCGCGCACAGGTGGCGACGGTGCTGGCGGTGTCTCTGCTTTCCTGCTTGAGAAGGATACACCGGGGCTATCTTTTGGCGCCAATGAGAAAAAAATGGGCTGGAACAGCCAACCAACACGTCAGGTTATTATGGATGAAGCTGAAGTACCTGCCGAAAACCTTATCGGGCAGGAAGGTGACGGCTTTAAATTCGCCATGATGGGGCTTGATGGCGGACGTCTTAACATCGCTGCATGTTCCTTAGGCGGCGCACAAGCTGCATTGGAGCAAAGTTTAGACTATGTGAAAGAACGCTCTCAATTCGGTCAAGCCATTGCAGATTTTCAAGCCACACAATTTAAACTTGCCGATATGGAAACCGAGCTTCAGGCCGCGCGACTGATGCTCTATAACGCTGCCGCACGCCTTGATGCAAAAGATGTAGACGCGACTAAATGGTGCGCCATGGCCAAAAAGCATGTCACGGATGCCGCCTTTGATGTGACCAATCAAGCCCTGCAACTGCATGGGGGATATGGGTATCTGTCTGAATATAATATCGAACGCATATTGAGGGATTTGCGGGTTCATCAAATTCTTGAAGGCACGAATGAAATCATGCGCGTCATTATTTCAAGAACTCTTCTAAAATAGGAGTAAGCATGTCTGAAGAAAATGAAGTGTTTTGCCGCCTTGAAGCGCCTCTGGGTCGCTTAACACTTAACCGGCCGAGTGCCTTACATGCTCTGAATTTCGTCATGTGTAAGCTTATGATTGACGCATTGCTGGCGTGGCGATCAGATGACGCGGTCAAAGCTATATGGATTGACCACCAACCTGAAACCCGCGGCTTTTGCGCAGGCGGCGACATTAGAATGCTCTCTGAAAGTGGTCAAAGCGACGGTGTTGAGGCCTGCGCCTTCTTCCGCCTCGAATATCAGCTTAATCATTTGCTCAAGACCTATCCCAAGCCCGTCATAGCTGTGATGGACGGTGTGACAATGGGTGGGGGTGTCGGGATTTCAGTTCATGGCGCTTTTCGCATCGCTACCGAGAACACGGTTTTCGCTATGCCAGAAACCGGTATTGCTCTTATGCCCGATGTAGGCGGTGGTTGGTTTCTGCCACGCCTAGACGGAGAGCTTGGTGCATGGCTCGCAATGACCGGCAACAGATTAAAAGCTGCGGATAGTTTTGCGGCTGGCATTGCAACGCATTTTGTCACCACCGACCAAATAGATGCCGCACGTGCGTTTATTACCGAGGGTCTTTCGGCAGACAAAAACACCGCCGATTTGCTGGATGAAATACATCAGGATCCTGGCGCGCCCGTGCAACTCAATAAAGAGACGCGCACCACGATAGATGCTTGCTTTGCCTCTAACCGCGCCGAAGAAATAGTTGCAAAGTTGGAAGATGAGAAATCCAAACTCGGAGATGATTCATGGGCAGCTAAACAGCTTGCCACTTTGGCAACAAAGTCGCCACAATCTGTCAAGGTCGCGTTAATGCAAATTCGTTTGGGCGGCGCGATGTCTGACTTCGCCGATAATATGGCGATGGAATATGCCGCCGTCTCGCGAATCGTCATGGACGCAGAATTTCATGAGGGTGTCCGCGCAGTTATTTTGGACAAAGACAATGACCCGAAATGGCGTTATGCCAGCATCGCTGATGTGCCGGATGCCGATATTGATGCCGTATTCGACCCACTGCCTGCTGACCAGGCATGGGCACCACTTGATATGTAAGTAAATCGGAGGGAAAGATGACAACTGTAGCTTTTATTGGATTAGGAAATATGGGTTCAGGCATGGCCTCTAATCAGGCCAAAGCCGGACGCCAAGTTTTGGCATTTGACCTCTCCCCAGACGCTGTGGCCCGTGCTGTTGAAAATGGTTGTGAAGCAGCCACCAGTGCGGCAGACGCTATTTCACGAGCCGATATCGTTCTCACCATGCTCCCAGCTGGAAAGCATGTATGTGGCCTTTACGAAGCTGAAGTCTTACCCAACGCCAAAAGCGGGGCTCTGTTAATAGATTGTTCTACGATTGATGTTGAAAGCGCTAAAACAGTCGCCAATATGTGCCAGGAAGCGGGCTTTAATTCAGCTGATGCGCCTGTTTCAGGTGGCACAGCGGCGGCAGATGCTGGCACGCTGGCATTTATGGTTGGGTGCAAGGAAGAAAATTTCACTTCTGTGCAAGAAGCGCTAGAGCCCATGTCAAAAGCGACATTGCTTGCAGGCAGTTTCGGTGCAGGTCAGGCAGCTAAAATCTGCAATAATATGTTGCTGGCAATCACCATGATTGGTACCTGTGAAACTTTTAAAATGGCTGAAAAACTTGGCCTCAATGCGCAAAACTTTTTTGACATTTCATCTCAAGCCTCCGGTCAGAACTGGTCAATGACAAGTTATTGCCCAGTCCCCGGCCCCGTACCGGCAGCACCTTCCAACCGGGACTATCAACCTGGCTTTGCAGGTGCCATGATGCTCAAAGACCTAAAACTTGCACTTGAGTCAGCTGAAGCCAGCGGAGCCAATATTCCGTTTGGCAGCCACGCCGCCGAAATGTATCAGGCCTTTTGTGACAATGGCGGCGATGTCAAAGATTTCTCCGGCATTATCGAAACACTTTAATTGCGTTTCAGTTAAAATTAAGAAGAATGGTGGTGGCCCCCGCCGGACTTGAACCGGCACGCCTCATTCGGCCGCAGATTTTAAGTCTGCTGTGTCTACCACTTCCACCAGGGGGCCAAGCTCATTGCTAGGTAAACAGAAAAACCGTATAGCACTTTGCTTGCCCCGACTAAAGCCCGAATAATCACTTCTTGAGCAATTTTTGTCGCTTTGTTAATTCTCATTGTGTAATCTGCAACCAACAAACATTAACAAATATGAATAATCATTCTGGAAACGATAGATGAATTACATAGACGCATCCCGCGCACCGCTTCTGAATAACGGTCAAATCAAACTTCACGGCCCTGAAGCTTTTGACGGCATGCGTAAAGTCGGGAAAATGGCGGCAGCATGCATAGATATGCTGGCAGACTTCACCAAACCAGGCGTGACAACTGACAGTCTCGATATGCTTGCCTATGAATTTATCCTTGACCATAAGGCCGTACCGGCTCCGTTAAATTATCGTGGCTTCAAAAAATCTATATGTACATCCATTAATCACGTCGTATGCCATGGCATACCGGGTGACCGTGTTCTTAAAGATGGCGATATTATGAATATAGATGTGACGCTGATTTATGAGGGTTGGCACGGCGACCATAGCCGCATGTTCTCCCTAGGGGATGTCCCTATCCGTGCCAAAAAACTGATGGATGCAACTTATGACTCGATGATGGCAGGGTTGGATGCTATTCGCCCCGGCGCTACGCTCGGCGATGTCGGCGCGGCAATTCAATCTCATGCCGAAAGTCAACGCATGGCAATCGTTAGGGACTTTTGTGGTCACGGTTTAGGGCAAGTTTTTCATGACGCCCCAAATATCTTACATTACGGCATGTCTGGTGAGGGGATGGAACTTAAACCCGGCATGATTTTCACTGTTGAGCCGATGCTCAATCTAGGCAAGCCGGGGGTAAAAATACTATCCGATGGATGGACTGCCGTAACCCGAGACCGATCACTTTCAGCGCAATATGAACATTCAGTAGGCGTCACACCGGACGGGTGTGAAATTTTTACCGAATCCCCTATAGGACTTCATCAACCCCATAAAACACCATCTCAATAAGGTTTATTTTGGCAAAAGAAAAACAACAAAAACCAGCCGACAAACACTTCAAAGGACACAGAGACAGACTTCGCCAGAGATTTAGAAATGGCGGTGCTGAGGCTTTACAGGATTATGAGATGCAGGAACTGATTATGTTCCGAGCAATACCCAGACGTGACATTAAACCTATTGCAAAAGATCTCATCCAGAAATTTGGCGACCTCTCCGGAGTATAGTCCGCAGATAGAGAGTTATTGCGCGAAGTCAAAGGCATTTCTGAAAATGTAATTACATAATTAAAAATTGTAGAGAGTGCAGCCAAAAAAATCGGACAAAGTCGAATTATAGGGCGGCAAGCTCTTAAATCATGGGATGACCTAGTTCTTTATTGCCGAACTGCCATGGCTGAAAAACAAATTGAGGAATTTCGTGCTCTATTTCTTGACCGACAAAACCAGCTTATCGCTGATGAGATTTTAAGCACTGGAACAGTTGATTACACACCTATTTATCCACGAGAAGTAATGAAACGGGCTTTAACCCTATCTGCTTCAGCAATGATAATTGTGCATAATCACCCTAGCGGAGACCCCACACCGTCTAAAGCAGATATCCAAATGACCAAACAGCTTGATGAGATCAGTAAGAGCCTAGGAATAGTCCTTCACGACCATTTGATTATTGCGCGAGGCAGTGAGTACAGTTTTAAATCTGAGGGGCTTTTGTAGATAAGTTTCCATTTTGGCTGGAGATTCCTTTGGCAATCTGGTACATCGCTGGTCTGGAGAAAAAATTATGATTCCGCGTTACGCACGACCAGAAATGGTCAATATCTGGGAGCCAGAAACCCGCTTTTCAATCTGGTTGGACATTGAAACTCACGCCATGGACGCCATGGCAGATTTAGGAATTGTCCCAGCCGAAGCCGCCAAGGCTGTCCGGGAAAAGGGTGCATTTGACGTTAACCGCATTGACGAGATCGAGCGCGAAGTTAAACACGATGTCATTGCTTTTCTCACCAGCCTCGCTGAGCATGTCGGAGAGGAAGCGCGCTTTGTCCATCAAGGCATGACATCTTCAGATGTGCTGGATACATGCTTTAACGTTCAACTGACGCGTGCTTCAGACATTCTGCTCGCCGATCTGGATGCCCTTCTTGCAGCGCTTAAAACCAGAGCAATGGAACATAAAATGACGCCTTGTATTGGGCGTAGTCACGGTATCCATGCTGAACCGACAACTTTTGGCCTCAAATTAGCACAGGCTTATGCCGAATTTGAAAGATGCAAAACCCGCCTCCTTGCCGCACGAGAAGAAATTGCGGTTTGTGCGATATCCGGCGCGGTTGGGACATTTGCCAATATTGACCCTGCAGTTGAGGCCCATGTCGCCAAAGCTATGGGACTATCTGTTGAACCAATCTCAACACAGGTTATTCCTCGGGACAGACACGCCATGTTTTTCGCCACGCTCGGGGTTATCGCATCCACTATGGAACGCCTTGCCGTTGAAATTCGCCATCTGCAGAGAACTGAAGTGTTGGAAGCAGAAGAATACTTTTCCCCCGGGCAAAAAGGGTCTTCCGCTATGCCGCATAAGCGTAACCCTGTCCTGACCGAAAATCTGACAGGCCTAGCGCGTCTGGTGCGCGGCATGGCACTTCCTGCAATGGAAAATGTTGCCCTTTGGCATGAAAGAGATATTTCACATTCCTCCGTGGAGCGCATGATTGGACCGGATGCCACCATTACATTGGATTTTGCATTAGCGCGGCTAACAGGTGTGGTTGAAAAACTGGTTGTCTATCCTGACCGTATGCAGAAAAATCTTGATTTGTTGGGTGGTCTCGTCCATTCCCAGCGCGTTTTACTGGCGCTAACGCAAGCTGGGACAAGCCGTGAGGATGCTTATCGCATTGTACAACAAAACGCCATGCCAGTCTGGCGGGGCGAGGGTCAATTTCTAGAATTTTTGAAGGCAGATAAAGAGGTCACGCTAAGCGATGAAGAATTGGAAGCTCTTTTCAACCTAGATTATCACTTCAAGCATGTAGACGATATTTTTGCACGGGTTTTTGACTAATTCAGCTCCCGGTGATGGCTGTTTGGATTGTTAGAATCACTTAGCGGGTTTATTTTTTTGTCATATGGTGAATTGGAAATTTAATGTCCCAAAGAAAAAAACTTTATGAAGGCAAAGCCAAGATACTCTATCAAGGCCCGGAGCCGGGGACGATTATTCAGCATTTCAAGGATGATGCCACTGCTTTCAATGCCCAAAAACATGAGGTGATTGAAGGTAAAGGCGTCCTTAACAATCGTATTTCAGAACATATTTTCATCCAGCTCGATAATCTGGGTATCCCGACCCATTTTATTAAAGCCCTCAACATGCGCGAACAGCTCGTGCAAGAAGTCGATGTCATTCCGATTGAGGTTGTGGTGCGTAATTTTGCGGCTGGTTCATTGGTAAAGCGACTCGGCCTTGAGGAAGGTACGCACCTCCCCCGGACATTGGTTGAATATTATTACAAGGATGATGAACTTGGTGATCCCATGATTTCTGAGGATCACATCACCACTTTCGGTTGGGCTACACCGCAGGAAATTGAAGAAATTTCAGGTCTTGCCCTACGCATTAATGATTTTATGTGCGGTATGTTCAGCGCTGTCGGGATCCGCCTAGTAGATTTTAAACTCGAATTCGGGCGGGTGTGGGAAGAAGAAGCCATGCGTATTGTATTGGCGGATGAAATTAGCCCGGATAATTGCCGCCTATGGGATGTCAAAACAGGCGACAAGCTTGATAAAGACCGTTTCCGTCAGGATTTAGGTGGTCTTTTAAATGCCTATCAGGAAGTCGCAGCGCGACTCGGCTTGATTACACGCGAAAGTCAAGGCGGGACATCAGGGCCTGTGCTTATCAAAAATTAGTTTCGAAAGTTAATCATGAAGGCGACAGTTAAAATCACTTTGAAACATGGCGTATTGGATCCGCAAGGCAAAGCCATAGAAAAATCTCTTGGACAACTTGGTTTCTCGGGCGTTAACGAGGTTAGACAAGGCAAGCTTATTGAACTGGATATAGACGCCGATACGCCTGAAGCTGCCGAAAAACAGATCACCGAAATGTGTGAGAAGCTCCTCGCCAATACGGTCATTGAAAATTACGACATTCAATTAAATCTGGCGGATTAGTTATGCAAGCGTCAGTCATCGTATTTCCCGGCTCAAATTGCGACCGCGATGTTGCCATCTGCCTTGAAGCAGCAACAGGTAAAAAACCGAATATGGTCTGGCACGGTGATAGCGATTTGCCTGACAGCGATGTGATTGTCCTCCCCGGCGGATTTTCTTACGGCGATTATCTTCGTTGCGGCTCCATGGCAGCGAACAGCCCGATTATGAAGGAAGTCGTTTTAAAAGCTCAAAAAGGCGCTGCAGTACTAGGTATTTGCAACGGGTTTCAGGTGTTAACCGAATGTGGCTTATTGCCAGGTGTTTTAATGCGAAATGCCGCCCTAAATTTTGTTTGCCGTAACACGCGATTAATTGTTGATAATAACACAACGCCTTTCACTGGACTCTATCAACAAGGCGAAGAAGTAATCATTCCCGTGGCACATAATGAGGGCAATTACTTTGCCGATGATGAGACGCTTAACGAACTCTCCGGTGAGGGGCGGATTGTTCTCTCATACGCACCAGATGACAATCCAAATGGTGCGTGCAGAAACATCGCTGGTATATGCGATTCATCAGGTCTTGTACTGGGCATGATGCCCCACCCCGAGCGCCGCGCCGAAGCAGCACTGGGCGGTGAAGACGGTAAACGAATGTTCACAGGTCTGGTAGAGGCACTCTCATGAACGACGATATGACCCCGCTTGAAACCGCGCATATTAACGACACGGAAATCACGCCTGAAATTGTTGCAGAGCATGGGCTAAAACCCAATGAATATGAAAAAATCGTTGCCCATATGGGTCGTACGCCCAATATGACAGAACTTGGCGTTTTCTCGGTGATGTGGTCGGAGCATTGCTCATATAAATCTTCACGCAAATGGTTGAAAAAACTCCCTGTTTCAGGGCCACAGGTTATTCAAGGGCCGGGTGAAAATGCCGGTGTTATTGATATTGGTGATGGCGACGCGGCGGTCTTTAAAATGGAAAGCCATAATCACCCCTCATTCATCGAACCCTATCAGGGTGCAGCAACGGGTGTTGGCGGCATTATGCGCGATGTTTTCACTATGGGCGCGCGTCCAGTCGCTAATATGAATGCCCTGCGCTTTGGCGACCCAAGCCATCCCAAGACCCGACATTTGGTCGCTGGCGTTGTTCACGGTATTGGCGGTTACGGCAACTGCATCGGCGTCCCGACAGTTGGCGGTGAGGTCAATTTTGACAGCTGTTATAATGGTAATATTCTCGTTAATGCCATGTGCGTTGGCCTCGCCCGCACGGATAAAATTTTCTATGCCGCCGCCACAGGTATTGGCGCGCCGGTAGTATATGTCGGCTCCAAAACCGGACGCGACGGCATTCACGGCGCGACCATGGCCTCTGCAGAATTTGATGATGCGTCAGAAGAAAAACGCCCGACTGTTCAGGTAGGCGATCCGTTTACTGAAAAGTTGTTACTGGAAGCTTGTCAGGAACTTATGGCATCCGACGCCATTATCGCCATTCAGGATATGGGTGCCGCGGGGCTGACCTCCTCCTCTGTTGAAATGGCTGATAAAGGCGGTGTCGGTATTGTTCTCGACCTTGATAAAGTGCCGTGCCGTGAAACACATATGACGGGCTATGAAATGCTTCTGTCCGAGAGTCAGGAACGCATGTTAATGGTTCTTAAGCCAGGCAGAGAGCCAGAAGCTGAGGCTATCTTCTTGCGTTGGGGGTTGGATTTTGCAGTTGTGGGTTCACTCACAGACACCGGTCGCATGGTGGTGCATCATGAAGGCAGGATGATTGCAGATATGCCGCTTGAACCTCTCGCAGATGGTGCACCTGAATATGACCGCCCCTTTACGCCGACCCCTCTTGCGCCTCAGATAGACGCATCGCATGCGGATGATACAAATATTACAGATGCCTTAAAAACCTTGATGGGATGTAGCGAAATTGCTTCGCGCCGATGGATTTATGAGCAATATGACAGCATGGTTATGGGCGACACATTGGCTGGCCCGGGCGGTGATGCCGCGCTGGTGCGTGTGCATGGAACACAAAAAGCCCTAGCTATCTCCACCGATGTAACACCGCGCTATTGCCTCGCACAGCCTGTTGAGGGCGGCAAGCAGGCTGTTGCCGAAGCTTATCGTAATATCAGCGCAACAGGCGCAACACCGCTAGCTATCACGAACTGCTTGAACTTTGGCAATCCTGAGCGTCCTGAAATAATGGGTCAATTTGTAGAATGTCTTGAAGGTATGGGTGCCGCATGTGAAGCGTTGGACTTTCCCGTCGTTTCAGGCAACGTCTCGCTCTATAACGAAACCAATGGTCAGGGCATAAACCCGACCCCCGCGATTGGCGGCGTAGGTTTAATTGAAGATTTAGAAAAAGCCGTCGGCAACGCCTTCTCACAAGCTGACAGGTATATTTTTGTACTCGGAAAAACCGAAGGGCACCTTGGCTGTTCTCTTTATCAGCGTTTTGTTTTGCAAGATGAAGCCGTCTATGCACCGCCATCAGTTAACCTCGAGCTTGAGCGCAAACACGGTCAATTTGTCCGCGATTTAATTGATGCCGGCATTGTTGATGCAGTCCATGATGTTTCAGATGGTGGCCTTTTGGTGGCGCTCGCGGAAATGTGCCTGCCGCATAATTTGGGGTGTCATATTGAAGATGACAATACGGCAGGCTTTTGGTTTGGCGAAGATCAAGGGCGATATGTAATAGTTGGCGCGGATGCGGATAAAATACTCGCGGAAGCAAACGCAAGCGGTCTGGCTCTTAATTATCTTGGAAAAACTGGCGGCTCAGAATTGACAATCGCTGAACGCATACACATATCTGTTAAAGAGTTGCGTGCCATCCATGAAAACTGGTTGCCAGACTATATGAAAACTGTGTAGTCCTGATAAACTAGAACTTAACATTTGCAGGAGACTATGATGCCGATGACGGCCTCTGACATTGTTGACATGATTAAAGAAGCTATCCCTGATGCTCAGGTGGATATTACTGATTTGCGTGGCGATGGTGATCATTATTCTGCAGTGGTGACATCACAAAGTTTTAAGGGCAAGACCCGCGTCCAACAGCATCGTATGGTTTATGATGCCCTACAAGGTGATATGGGAAGTGGCCTGCATGCATTGGCGCTTCAAACGGCTTTACCCTCTGCACCATCAGAAGATAATTCATAACTCAGGAAGACGAGACAATCATGTCAGATATTAACGATATCATAACTTCGGAAATAGCAGATAACGATGTTGTCCTTTTCATGAAGGGTACACCTATATTTCCACAATGCGGGTTTTCCAGCCAAGTTGTGCAGATATTATCTTATCTCGGTGTTTCGTTTAAAGGTGTGAATGTACTGGATAATGATGAATTGCGTGAGGGTATTAAAACCTTCTCTAACTGGCCAACCATCCCTCAACTTTATGTCAAAGGGGAGTTTCTGGGCGGCTGTGATATTATCCGTGAAATGTTTGAAGAAGACGAGTTACGCGAATTCTTCACAGAAAACGGCATAGAGATGATTAATACCTGATTTTCCAGCCAGATTTAGTGATTTCAAAAGGCACTTAGGTGCCTTTTTTCTTGCCCCGTCCCCCCGGTTTGTCTATAAGTCCGGCACACCCCGTAAAAACGGCCTCGCGTGGTGAGGTTTGTGGTTCGCACCCCTGGAGGGAACCCGGGACAGGGTATTCGGCCCTGTATTTAAAGGAGTTTAAAATGGCAGAAGTTTTTGAAATTAACGCTGAAAAGCGTGAACGTGACGGCAAGGGGCCCGCACGTGGATTGCGTAACATCGGGAAAATTCCCGCCGTCATTTATGGCGATAAAAAAGACCCTGAAAGCATAACCCTTGAGCAACGTGATATCACGAAGCTTTATAATTCCGGTCGTCTTATGTCCACATTGATACAAATTGACGTGGATGGAGAAAAGACACGCGCCATTGCGCGTGATGTACAGTTGCATCCGGTTAAAGACTTCATCCTCCATGCCGATTTTTTACGGCTTGGTAAAGGCGCGAAAATTGCTGTGGAGATTCCCGTGAACTTCCTCAATGAAGATACTTGTCCGGGTCTTAAGCAAGGTGGCGTTTTGAATGTGGTGCGTTATCAGGTTGAACTGAACTGTCCAGCTTCTGAAATTCCAGAATCTATAGAGCTTGATCTTGCCGAAGCCAATATCGGTGACTCGCTTCATATTTCCGATGTGAAACTACCTGAAGGTGTTGTACCAAC
This sequence is a window from Candidatus Micropelagos thuwalensis. Protein-coding genes within it:
- the grxD gene encoding Grx4 family monothiol glutaredoxin; translated protein: MSDINDIITSEIADNDVVLFMKGTPIFPQCGFSSQVVQILSYLGVSFKGVNVLDNDELREGIKTFSNWPTIPQLYVKGEFLGGCDIIREMFEEDELREFFTENGIEMINT
- a CDS encoding 50S ribosomal protein L25/general stress protein Ctc; translated protein: MAEVFEINAEKRERDGKGPARGLRNIGKIPAVIYGDKKDPESITLEQRDITKLYNSGRLMSTLIQIDVDGEKTRAIARDVQLHPVKDFILHADFLRLGKGAKIAVEIPVNFLNEDTCPGLKQGGVLNVVRYQVELNCPASEIPESIELDLAEANIGDSLHISDVKLPEGVVPTIADRDFTIATIAAPAGLDDTDDEVEEGIEGEEGDEGDSNEEGEE